The genomic DNA GGAGAGACTAACAGTTTTGACAGTCATCGCGCTCGTCCTTACGATTACGAATACGCTCGCCTTCTCGAGATGCGACAAGTTTAGCCAGGCCACGGGCTTTGCTTCAAATGCCATGTATGGCTCTGGTCTCGCGAGTAGTCTGGCTAGTAACATGCTGTCGGGCATCTTCAACAGACGATGATACACAACCAATGGCTCATGGCATTCTGGGTTTTACAAATGCCGCGGGAAGCGAGGAGAAGCAGAGCTGTATGACTAGTTGCAGCAGAATACAGGATTGTTTCATGTGGAGTCTATCGGAGTATTTATTATACCCTGTACCGATCATCTATTGACACTACGCATAATATGTCTACATTGCATTGCAGGACGCTATTTTTTTTAATAGCCCCTCTTTCGATTCACTTCGTTGATCAAATCGCCCCCACTCCTGTCTCTCTTGATGTTCTCGATCAGCACTTGGAATGCTCGATCAGCATAGACGTCTGTTGATCCACTACAATGTGGCGTGATGAGCACGTTTGGTGCTTCCCACAGTGGATCGTCTTTTGGCAACGGCTCCGGGTCCGTGACATCGAGCGCTGCACCACTAATTTGCTTCTGCTCCAAAGCAGTGATGAGGGCCTTTTGGTCAATGATCTGACCACGCGCAATATTGGCAACATAAGTACCCCTGGGGTTCGACTTGTGCAAGAGCTCAAACTCCTCAGTAGACAGGAGATGTGTCGTTGTTTTACTGCAAACCACATGTTAGCCATGTGCTCAAAGCGGGTATCAAACCTTTGACCGAAACCAATCAACCACTTACGTCAAAGGTACAGCGACAACAAGTAAATCAATTTCCTGTTTCAAAAACTCGTGCATGGCTGCTTTATCGGTTCCACTGTACCATGCACTGGGGATGCTACCATCAGGGTCTCCAGTACCAGGCACAATGTAGCCCACATCGCGCTTGGATTCGGGGGTTTTGCGGGGCGATGCAGTGTACGCTATCACGTCCATGGCCATCGCTTTTGCTACGCGAGCGACTGCATGCGTGAGTTAGCTTAGAACTACTGTCTCATGAGAGGGGAAGCGCGTGTGCAGTAGGAATAGAACGAGATGGTCATGACTCAGTCAGCACGATAGCTTGACCGGAAGTCGGATGGAAAAGAAAAAAACCAACAAGACTATGCGTGTGACATGTTGGAGACGGCTCCGCATCCGCTAACAAGTTCGCGTCGCCGGGTCTAGAGGAAGTGATCAACATACCTTGCCGTCCAATACTTCCGTACCCCAAAATCCCGACCTTTTTCCCGACTCGATCGCTAACGTTCGAGCCGTCTGCCTGATCCCAGACCTTCTTTTTCTGGTTATCGTATAGCTTCGTGTAGCTGTGACTATGGACCAAATCCATCATGATGACCCACTCTGCGATCTGGGGGCCGTGGACACCGTTTGCCGAACATAATGGAATCTCCGAGTCAGTGTAGATGGGATGATTGCTAACATGGTTGGTGCCTGCAGAATAGAATTGGATGAGTTTGGTGTGTGGGATAGACATTGGTGAAGAAGGAAGCCAAAAGAGTGTTGCCATGTAGTTTGCGCGTCGAAGGACATCTAGTTGTAGGGTTAGTTTCCAATGTCGTACACGGAGAACATAGAAAACATGTCAACGTAACAAGCCTTGTTGTATGCACTGATCGGTGACACGAATGCAGCCCCGTTGCGCCAAACGTGGTACGAAAACAACTACAACCATTGCGCGGACATGGTCACTTACCGTCAGGAACAACAAGTGACTCTGCATTTCCATTGCTATACTTGGAATGATAGTACTTTACTTCCACATCGTCGAAAGCCTCTTTCAAGGCTTTGATGCCTCTTGCTGCCCGCTCTTCAGGCCATGGTAGCGTGCACAATACGAGTTCCTTCTCTTTTGGCGTGCCTCGGGACGGAAGTTCTGGTCCGCCACCCATTGCGACCATTCTCGCGATGTAGCGTTGTGAGGTGGGGTTGATTGATCGCTGACTGGTGCAGAGAACAGGTTACGTAGTAGTTGAGGCTTGGAAGAAATGGCTACGCGTGATGGTGGAAGCGGGGATCTTGTCGCGGAGAAGTCCGCGTTGTTTGGTTACGATAACGTTGGTGGGGTAGAACAATTGATACGCGTACATAGTGGGTGGTCTTTCCTATTCTATACGTAATGACGTTG from Pyrenophora tritici-repentis strain M4 chromosome 8, whole genome shotgun sequence includes the following:
- a CDS encoding SerA, Phosphoglycerate dehydrogenase and related dehydrogenase, whose amino-acid sequence is MVAMGGGPELPSRGTPKEKELVLCTLPWPEERAARGIKALKEAFDDVEVKYYHSKYSNGNAESLVVPDDVLRRANYMATLFWLPSSPMSIPHTKLIQFYSAGTNHVSNHPIYTDSEIPLCSANGVHGPQIAEWVIMMDLVHSHSYTKLYDNQKKKVWDQADGSNVSDRVGKKVGILGYGSIGRQVARVAKAMAMDVIAYTASPRKTPESKRDVGYIVPGTGDPDGSIPSAWYSGTDKAAMHEFLKQEIDLLVVAVPLTKTTTHLLSTEEFELLHKSNPRGTYVANIARGQIIDQKALITALEQKQISGAALDVTDPEPLPKDDPLWEAPNVLITPHCSGSTDVYADRAFQVLIENIKRDRSGGDLINEVNRKRGY